One genomic window of Psychrobacillus sp. INOP01 includes the following:
- a CDS encoding UV damage repair protein UvrX: MIDNSALPNRSIACIDMMSFYASCIAVLHDLDVRTVPIAIVGNFDQKGSVVLAASPEMKTRFGVRTASTRLHEIPSHPDIRLFEPKMSYFLEMSMAVTNILHKYVPPEAVHVYSVDESFIDLTGTEKLWGPPENTVKEIQKEILETLQLHSSAGMGPNMLMAKLALDLDAKKTGFAKWTYHDVQTKLWPVSPLSEMWGIGSGTEKTLNNMGIFSVGQLAKMPLEMLEDKFGIMGNQLYHHAHGIDLSEIGAPLQERQISYGKSQILMRDYNKIEEVKAVILEMCEDVAKRARDTYQAARTISLGIGYSKNAFGGGFQRSRTIHDATNDTMKIFGVCLDLLKENYNRNPVRHISISITKLEDEHSMQLSLFEKNNWKQRKLATVMDNIRNRYGSAALLRAVSYTPAGTAVKRSKMVGGHKE, encoded by the coding sequence ATGATCGATAATAGCGCATTGCCTAACCGCTCAATTGCCTGTATCGACATGATGAGTTTTTATGCGTCATGCATTGCAGTACTACATGACTTAGATGTAAGAACCGTTCCAATTGCTATTGTTGGTAATTTTGACCAAAAAGGGTCAGTTGTCTTAGCGGCATCCCCAGAAATGAAAACACGTTTTGGAGTTAGGACGGCATCCACAAGATTACACGAGATTCCTAGTCATCCTGATATCCGTTTATTTGAGCCGAAAATGAGTTACTTTCTTGAAATGAGTATGGCTGTAACTAATATCCTCCACAAATATGTTCCTCCTGAAGCAGTCCATGTATACAGTGTAGATGAAAGTTTTATCGATTTAACTGGTACAGAAAAACTTTGGGGACCTCCAGAGAACACAGTTAAAGAAATACAAAAGGAAATATTAGAAACCTTACAATTGCATAGTAGTGCTGGAATGGGTCCAAACATGCTAATGGCAAAACTTGCATTAGATTTAGATGCGAAGAAAACAGGTTTTGCTAAATGGACATACCATGATGTGCAAACTAAATTATGGCCAGTTTCTCCTTTAAGTGAAATGTGGGGCATTGGTTCAGGAACTGAAAAAACGTTAAACAATATGGGTATTTTCAGTGTTGGTCAACTTGCTAAAATGCCTTTAGAAATGTTAGAAGATAAGTTCGGAATAATGGGGAATCAATTGTATCATCATGCTCATGGAATCGATCTATCAGAAATAGGAGCACCATTGCAAGAACGACAAATCAGTTACGGTAAAAGCCAAATACTTATGCGAGACTACAATAAAATTGAGGAAGTAAAGGCAGTTATCCTAGAAATGTGCGAAGATGTAGCGAAAAGGGCGAGAGATACGTACCAGGCAGCTAGAACTATTTCATTAGGGATCGGTTATAGTAAAAATGCTTTTGGTGGTGGATTTCAAAGGTCTAGGACCATTCATGATGCAACTAACGATACCATGAAAATATTTGGAGTGTGCTTAGATTTATTAAAAGAAAATTATAATAGAAATCCAGTAAGGCATATATCAATTTCCATAACAAAACTTGAAGATGAACATTCAATGCAATTAAGTTTATTTGAAAAAAATAACTGGAAACAAAGAAAACTTGCAACAGTAATGGATAACATTCGGAATCGATATGGATCAGCTGCATTATTAAGAGCTGTTTCTTATACACCTGCAGGTACAGCAGTCAAACGCTCTAAAATGGTTGGTGGTCATAAAGAATAG
- a CDS encoding HNH endonuclease yields the protein MAKKTCKKCLKAKAISQFVKDKRNKDGTTNICKVCRNTALRKPPRRYIGKKEQECSICHEIKPYDNFYKSKMTKNGREPRCNKCRAVDPKPFKAYWRLMAKQKLYAIPIEITKEEVAMIFEAFEGECIYCGAEESKETGTINLEHIVPMARNGRHHVSNLCCACTSCNSKKRNKPLIEFYRSHEPFTGKRLDYIFKHVAYFAKRDPEEVAQEFYAAVNDE from the coding sequence GTGGCTAAGAAAACTTGTAAAAAGTGTTTAAAAGCGAAAGCAATTTCGCAATTCGTAAAGGATAAACGGAATAAGGACGGCACGACTAACATTTGTAAAGTGTGTAGAAATACGGCACTACGTAAGCCACCAAGACGTTACATCGGTAAGAAGGAACAGGAATGTAGTATTTGCCACGAAATAAAGCCCTACGATAACTTTTATAAGAGTAAAATGACAAAAAACGGTAGGGAGCCACGGTGTAATAAATGCCGCGCGGTCGACCCTAAACCGTTTAAAGCCTACTGGCGCTTGATGGCAAAACAAAAACTCTACGCTATCCCAATAGAGATAACGAAAGAGGAAGTCGCAATGATTTTCGAGGCTTTCGAAGGTGAGTGTATATACTGTGGCGCAGAGGAATCGAAGGAGACTGGCACTATTAATCTCGAACATATCGTGCCAATGGCTAGAAACGGTCGCCACCACGTTTCAAACCTATGTTGCGCTTGCACCTCTTGTAATTCAAAAAAGCGAAACAAGCCGTTGATTGAATTTTACCGCTCGCATGAGCCGTTTACCGGAAAAAGACTCGACTATATCTTCAAGCACGTCGCATATTTCGCGAAGCGCGACCCGGAAGAAGTGGCGCAAGAGTTCTATGCGGCGGTGAACGATGAATAA
- a CDS encoding YolD-like family protein yields MIKDRGMMKWQGMMLTEHVAMLKEYNHELKKNSKPQLDEWDYDAIQHTLDMAIKSKADTKVKLWRDGQFFYKRGTIESIDLTRRTFELDDPFNLLKFNLDEIVDVTIMD; encoded by the coding sequence TTGATTAAAGATCGCGGTATGATGAAATGGCAAGGCATGATGTTAACTGAGCATGTAGCGATGTTGAAAGAATATAACCATGAACTTAAAAAGAATTCTAAACCACAACTAGATGAATGGGATTATGATGCCATCCAACATACATTGGATATGGCTATTAAGAGTAAGGCTGACACAAAAGTTAAGTTGTGGAGGGACGGCCAGTTTTTCTACAAAAGGGGAACAATTGAGAGCATAGACCTTACTAGAAGAACATTTGAATTGGATGATCCTTTTAATTTGCTAAAATTTAATTTAGATGAAATAGTAGACGTTACGATAATGGATTAA
- a CDS encoding helix-turn-helix domain-containing protein, with product MYLYTLLIDYLNVDIGAAFPSNERLSVDYGKSSKTTGLHLRDLEQAGLVAIPSKGRYIPLEPLSAADFYARFPKAWTNYTEAFATAEQRQKDDRQRLRKYRERKGDTRN from the coding sequence TTGTACCTGTATACGTTGTTAATCGATTATCTAAACGTAGATATAGGCGCAGCATTTCCGAGTAACGAGCGACTATCGGTAGATTACGGCAAGTCATCGAAAACTACCGGACTCCACTTGCGCGATCTAGAACAGGCAGGACTAGTTGCTATTCCGAGTAAAGGTCGATATATACCGCTTGAGCCGTTAAGTGCTGCCGATTTCTATGCGAGATTCCCGAAGGCATGGACGAATTATACGGAAGCCTTTGCAACTGCGGAACAACGCCAGAAGGATGACCGCCAAAGACTACGCAAGTATAGAGAGCGAAAAGGCGATACACGTAATTAA
- a CDS encoding tyrosine-type recombinase/integrase, giving the protein MRKRRNYVANHAKQESADAKDIRNLFRQFVSIKVAEGVSGGTVKQYEENFRFFRDYVERNGNDFDVDVVTSEFIRKWITYMQFDHIQYRKVATRKVKEVGLKPATINTRIKTIRVMFNTLYSERLINSNPVDRIKNVYEPEEPIEVLSDKEIVRLLGVMDKSYYTVYRDYVLTILLLDTMLRVTEAVSLKYDDINRESGVIIVRASIAKSRKSRAVPVSDRTLRLLEELMKENDHQYRSAFVFATGEDSFYDRHTYNQRLKNYAASAHIRKNVHPHLFRHTAATSWLENGGGMEELRMILGHSKYDMVKRYAHVSSKSIVKAAKEYSITAKLDVY; this is encoded by the coding sequence TTGAGGAAACGGCGAAACTATGTCGCCAATCATGCGAAACAAGAATCGGCAGACGCGAAAGATATTCGTAATCTATTCCGCCAATTCGTCAGTATTAAAGTCGCGGAAGGTGTGTCGGGTGGAACGGTCAAACAGTACGAAGAGAACTTCAGATTCTTCCGTGATTATGTCGAACGGAATGGAAACGATTTTGATGTAGATGTGGTCACTAGCGAATTCATACGTAAGTGGATTACGTATATGCAGTTCGATCATATTCAATACCGCAAAGTTGCAACACGTAAAGTAAAGGAAGTCGGTTTGAAGCCCGCGACGATAAACACTCGTATTAAGACGATTCGCGTTATGTTCAATACGTTGTATAGCGAGAGGTTAATCAATAGTAATCCCGTCGACCGAATTAAGAATGTGTACGAGCCGGAAGAACCTATCGAAGTACTATCCGATAAAGAAATCGTTCGGCTCCTAGGCGTAATGGACAAGTCTTATTACACGGTGTACCGAGATTACGTACTGACCATTTTACTTCTCGATACGATGTTACGAGTTACAGAAGCTGTAAGCCTTAAGTATGACGACATCAACCGAGAGTCCGGAGTTATTATTGTTCGCGCTAGTATAGCCAAAAGTCGTAAGTCTAGAGCGGTACCAGTTAGTGACAGAACGCTTCGCTTGCTTGAAGAACTAATGAAGGAAAACGATCACCAATATCGTTCTGCTTTCGTTTTCGCCACTGGTGAAGATTCTTTCTACGACAGGCATACGTATAATCAGAGGCTGAAGAATTATGCGGCATCCGCACATATTCGTAAAAATGTTCATCCTCATCTATTTCGACACACCGCAGCTACTAGTTGGTTGGAAAACGGCGGTGGTATGGAGGAACTACGTATGATACTTGGTCACTCTAAGTACGATATGGTTAAGCGTTATGCACATGTATCGAGTAAGTCTATCGTGAAAGCTGCAAAGGAATATTCGATAACGGCAAAACTAGACGTGTATTAA
- a CDS encoding helix-turn-helix transcriptional regulator — translation MNSTSFKALRIREGKTQAAFAEILGVSESTVAQIETNKRPISARVKVKLAQKFKMDDELVDFFAEVRKYQ, via the coding sequence ATGAACTCAACATCTTTCAAGGCATTGAGGATCAGAGAAGGTAAAACACAGGCTGCCTTTGCTGAAATACTAGGCGTCAGTGAAAGCACTGTAGCACAAATTGAAACAAATAAAAGACCAATCAGTGCGAGGGTAAAAGTAAAGCTGGCACAGAAGTTTAAAATGGATGATGAACTAGTTGATTTTTTTGCGGAAGTAAGAAAATATCAATAG
- a CDS encoding recombinase family protein — translation MEQRKFGYGRVSSKEQNEARQVDSLQSIGVSQRDLYVDKASGKDFDRAQYQIMKRAMREGDVLYIHSLDRLGRNKDDILAEWQDITKVIKADIVVLDMPLLDTTNHKDSVGTFVADLVLQVLSWIAQDERERIGKRQREGIDAAKRRGQHLGRPKKSYDTMTDVEQASFISEYTRWKAEEQTAVQTFNALGLTKSTFYKIVREYEEENKKS, via the coding sequence ATGGAACAACGTAAATTCGGATATGGTCGAGTATCATCGAAGGAACAGAACGAGGCGCGTCAGGTTGATTCGCTACAGTCAATCGGAGTAAGTCAGCGGGATCTATACGTTGATAAGGCAAGCGGTAAGGACTTCGACCGTGCGCAGTATCAGATAATGAAGCGTGCAATGCGTGAAGGCGATGTGCTATACATTCATTCATTAGACCGACTAGGACGTAACAAGGACGATATACTGGCGGAGTGGCAAGATATAACGAAGGTAATCAAGGCGGATATAGTCGTACTAGATATGCCGTTACTTGATACGACTAATCATAAGGATAGCGTAGGTACGTTCGTAGCTGACCTCGTACTACAGGTACTATCGTGGATAGCACAAGATGAGAGAGAGCGGATAGGTAAGCGCCAGCGTGAAGGGATAGACGCAGCTAAACGCAGAGGACAGCACTTAGGACGTCCGAAGAAGTCATACGATACGATGACAGACGTTGAGCAAGCGTCATTCATAAGCGAGTACACTCGATGGAAAGCAGAGGAACAGACGGCAGTACAGACGTTTAATGCGCTAGGCTTAACGAAGTCTACGTTCTATAAAATCGTAAGAGAATACGAAGAAGAAAATAAAAAGTCGTAA
- a CDS encoding phBC6A51 family helix-turn-helix protein, protein MSNRLNEKQIAAIAILAQPKRTMTYEQIAEQVGVAKSTLFEWKKLDHFDKALNKEIVRVTKDRLPDVFDSIIDNIKQTGNAAAFRTLIQAHGMLTDKIEIESKQNPATDMEQMMREIEQYQRETELRKAKNTEE, encoded by the coding sequence ATGAGTAACCGATTAAACGAAAAACAAATAGCAGCAATCGCAATACTGGCACAGCCCAAACGCACAATGACATACGAGCAAATTGCGGAACAAGTAGGCGTGGCAAAAAGTACGCTATTCGAATGGAAGAAATTAGACCATTTCGATAAGGCGCTAAATAAAGAGATTGTGCGGGTAACAAAAGATAGACTACCGGATGTTTTCGATTCTATTATCGATAATATCAAGCAAACCGGGAATGCGGCGGCTTTCAGAACGCTTATACAGGCACACGGAATGCTAACCGACAAAATAGAAATTGAGTCGAAGCAAAATCCGGCGACTGATATGGAACAGATGATGCGAGAAATCGAACAATATCAGCGAGAAACCGAATTACGTAAAGCGAAGAACACGGAGGAATAA
- a CDS encoding abortive infection family protein: MLNTENKDRLIYALTLAIEAKFDASNWTKLAYEIDEVDAIEGHNRLIRSLNWADPDYTQNIIEVLKRIGRNPEKLAIIADHIQLEYWLETGRPDLFNELYSNGVEASHLLDENPLDTDVFDITKQIRRIYASLEDDPELALGTTKEMIETVLKTILNGRVDNLDAMDMPALIKATQKHIKLIPDEVTEANKGNDTIKRTLNNLGQVVIGITELRNAYGTGHGKVKNESGLKPYHARLVVNAGVTLARFLMEVSQDQN, translated from the coding sequence ATGTTAAATACAGAAAATAAAGACCGTCTTATTTATGCTCTCACGTTAGCGATTGAAGCGAAATTTGATGCTAGCAATTGGACGAAACTAGCATATGAAATAGATGAGGTTGATGCTATTGAAGGGCATAATCGCCTTATAAGAAGTTTAAATTGGGCAGACCCAGATTACACACAAAATATTATTGAAGTTTTAAAGCGTATTGGAAGAAATCCAGAAAAACTCGCAATTATTGCTGACCACATCCAGTTGGAATATTGGTTAGAAACAGGAAGACCTGATTTATTTAATGAGCTCTATAGCAATGGTGTTGAAGCAAGTCACTTACTTGATGAAAATCCACTCGACACTGATGTGTTTGATATAACAAAACAGATAAGACGAATTTACGCCTCACTAGAAGATGACCCTGAATTAGCTTTGGGTACCACGAAAGAAATGATAGAAACAGTTCTTAAAACTATTTTGAATGGCAGGGTTGATAATTTAGATGCCATGGATATGCCCGCACTTATAAAAGCGACTCAAAAACATATTAAATTAATCCCAGATGAAGTTACAGAGGCTAATAAAGGTAATGACACAATTAAACGTACCTTAAACAATTTAGGGCAGGTTGTAATAGGAATTACAGAACTTAGAAATGCCTATGGCACAGGTCATGGAAAAGTAAAAAATGAAAGTGGGCTAAAACCGTATCACGCTCGTCTTGTAGTGAATGCTGGGGTTACATTAGCAAGATTCCTAATGGAAGTTTCTCAAGACCAAAATTAA
- a CDS encoding helix-turn-helix transcriptional regulator: MIRIKLKETMKSKKFNIGTLAEKAGMHRNGISKILNGKNSGIEYETLNKLCIALNCEVQDIIEFVKDEENN; encoded by the coding sequence ATGATTAGAATTAAGTTAAAAGAAACGATGAAATCAAAAAAATTCAACATTGGAACACTCGCAGAAAAGGCGGGAATGCATAGAAACGGAATTTCCAAAATACTAAATGGTAAGAATAGCGGAATTGAATATGAGACCTTAAATAAACTATGTATAGCTTTAAATTGTGAAGTACAAGATATAATCGAGTTTGTTAAGGATGAAGAAAATAACTAA
- a CDS encoding phage tail tape measure protein, producing MQESIIVQIGANITQFQNAINQVSGDLRNVGNDMTSFGTKMAKGFGAATLAVGAGLGFAVKQASDFDTEMRKAGAIAGASAKELDAMKTSALDLGASTSESASSVAAAMTEMAAKGFTANQTIAAMPGVIAAAEASGEDLALAADTVASALNIFGLEAGESSRVADILAMTANMSAAGITDMQYALKYAGAPAAALGISMEELSASIGILTNAGLDGSSAGTSLRASLLALNNPAKAQAKMMDALGFSLTDSEGKTKSMADMVRDLTASMEHMTEAEKVATLGKLVGTEAVSGFLALMKAGPEAIEANTLALQNSAGAAAETAAQMKAGIGGAMENLSGAFETAAIMIGNQLIPYVQSAAGFIAELINKFNGLSEVTQAFITKSALVTAGLLAVGTGIGILIAFTGTVISAFATITGVMATVATSLGITGGAMGLLGAAFTAITGPIGIAVAAVAGIVAALVVAYNKVDWFRDMVNSAWTKVKEGTVIAFNAVKSAITTAISAVLAFVKPQLDKFKAFWDENGKAITTLAKSYFTYLQTMITGVMGVIKGVFQTVWPIISSVVKVAWETIKLVISSAIDIVLGVVQAGLKLLQGDWKGALDSLLQVLKDVWGNVEKFFKGIDLADIGKDIIRGLIKGISGMAGSVKTAVKDLANLIPDGLKKFLGIHSPSKVTEEDGKWTTLGFAKGITGEFGTVIKAGENLAKAAHGAIALAAPKDKSSKKTKARAKSLLKVLATTVAPKFSLKEVTV from the coding sequence ATGCAAGAAAGTATAATCGTACAAATTGGAGCAAATATCACACAATTCCAAAATGCTATTAACCAGGTTTCGGGCGATTTACGAAACGTAGGTAACGATATGACTAGCTTTGGAACAAAAATGGCGAAAGGTTTTGGGGCCGCTACTTTGGCAGTCGGCGCAGGTTTAGGTTTTGCCGTTAAACAAGCGTCGGACTTCGATACAGAGATGCGGAAAGCCGGAGCAATTGCGGGCGCGTCAGCGAAAGAACTCGATGCTATGAAAACATCAGCGCTAGATTTAGGGGCATCGACAAGTGAAAGCGCAAGTAGTGTAGCAGCTGCAATGACGGAAATGGCAGCAAAAGGATTTACGGCTAATCAAACAATCGCAGCTATGCCTGGTGTAATTGCAGCAGCAGAGGCGAGCGGTGAGGACTTAGCGCTCGCGGCGGATACAGTTGCTTCAGCGTTAAACATATTCGGACTAGAAGCGGGCGAATCGTCAAGAGTTGCGGATATATTGGCAATGACGGCGAATATGTCAGCTGCAGGAATTACCGATATGCAATATGCGCTTAAATATGCGGGTGCGCCGGCGGCAGCGTTAGGAATATCAATGGAAGAACTGTCCGCATCTATAGGAATTTTAACCAATGCAGGTCTTGACGGAAGTTCGGCTGGAACAAGCCTACGTGCGTCATTGCTAGCGTTAAATAACCCGGCGAAAGCACAAGCGAAAATGATGGATGCACTCGGATTCTCGCTAACGGATTCTGAAGGTAAAACGAAGTCAATGGCGGATATGGTCCGAGATTTGACGGCTTCAATGGAACACATGACCGAAGCAGAGAAAGTAGCTACGTTAGGTAAGTTAGTCGGAACGGAAGCGGTATCCGGGTTCCTTGCGTTAATGAAAGCGGGACCCGAAGCGATTGAAGCGAATACACTTGCACTGCAAAATAGCGCAGGGGCTGCGGCGGAAACTGCGGCACAAATGAAAGCCGGTATCGGCGGTGCGATGGAAAATTTATCGGGTGCGTTCGAAACTGCCGCGATAATGATCGGCAACCAGTTAATACCGTATGTACAGAGTGCGGCGGGATTCATAGCAGAATTAATTAATAAATTCAACGGCTTGTCAGAAGTTACTCAAGCATTTATCACGAAAAGCGCGTTAGTTACTGCGGGATTACTAGCAGTCGGAACAGGTATAGGAATCCTTATAGCATTTACCGGTACCGTTATTTCAGCTTTTGCCACAATTACCGGTGTAATGGCGACGGTAGCTACTTCGTTAGGGATAACAGGCGGAGCGATGGGCTTACTAGGCGCAGCATTTACCGCAATAACAGGACCTATCGGAATTGCAGTCGCTGCAGTAGCCGGTATTGTAGCCGCTTTAGTAGTCGCATATAACAAGGTAGATTGGTTCCGCGATATGGTTAATAGTGCGTGGACAAAGGTTAAAGAAGGAACGGTAATAGCTTTCAATGCGGTTAAAAGCGCAATAACAACGGCTATTTCGGCAGTCTTAGCATTTGTAAAACCGCAACTAGACAAGTTTAAAGCGTTTTGGGATGAAAACGGTAAGGCTATTACAACCCTAGCAAAGTCGTATTTCACTTATCTACAAACCATGATTACCGGCGTAATGGGCGTTATTAAAGGCGTATTCCAAACAGTATGGCCAATTATTTCATCGGTGGTTAAAGTGGCGTGGGAGACTATTAAACTAGTTATTTCATCCGCTATCGACATTGTATTAGGCGTAGTACAAGCCGGACTAAAGTTACTTCAAGGAGATTGGAAGGGTGCTTTAGATTCGCTATTACAAGTATTAAAAGATGTATGGGGGAACGTAGAAAAATTCTTTAAGGGTATCGATTTAGCTGATATCGGAAAAGACATTATACGCGGATTGATTAAAGGTATTAGCGGAATGGCTGGTTCGGTTAAAACCGCGGTTAAAGACTTAGCAAATCTTATTCCGGACGGTTTGAAGAAATTTTTAGGAATTCATTCCCCTTCTAAAGTAACTGAAGAGGATGGGAAATGGACTACATTAGGGTTTGCTAAAGGTATTACAGGAGAATTCGGAACCGTTATAAAAGCAGGGGAAAACCTCGCTAAAGCGGCACACGGAGCTATCGCACTAGCTGCACCGAAGGATAAATCGAGTAAGAAAACGAAAGCGCGTGCGAAAAGCTTACTTAAAGTATTGGCGACAACCGTAGCACCTAAATTTAGTTTGAAAGAGGTGACAGTATGA